The region TCATCGCGCACGCACATGGTCACCACCGGCGCCTCGGTCAGGCCATAGGCGGTCAGCACGGTCTCGAACTTCAGCTCGCTGAACATCCGCTCGATCAGCTCGACCGGCACTACCGCAGCCCCAGTCACGGCCAGGCGCAGGGACGAGAGATCGCGGGTGCGGAAGCTGCCCTCGCCCAGGATCGACTGGTAGAGGGTGGGGGCGCCGGGCAGCACACTGACCCTGTCGATCTCGATCCGGGTGAGAATCCGGCCGACCTCGAACACCGGTTCGGGCAGGCAGGTGCAGCCGGCGATCAGGCAGGCCAGCCAGCCGGCCTTGTAACCGAAGGAGTGGAAGAAGGGATTGACCACCAGGTAGCGGTCGTCGGGTGCCAGGCCGACCACGCCGGCCCAGGTCTCGACCGTCGCCACGTTCTGGGCATGGGTGGAGACCACGCCCTTGGGCAGGCCCGTGGTGCCCGAGGTGAAGAGCATGTCGGACGGGTCTTGCGGCCGCACCGCCTCGTAGCGGGCCTCGGCCGTGCCCTCGTCCACCATCTCGGCCCCGCCCAGGAAATCGGCCCAGGAGAGATCGGCGCCGACCTCCCCGCGCAGGATGACGATGCGCTCCAGGTCCGGCACATCCTCGCCCGCCAGCATCGCGGGGTAGTCGAAATCGAGGAAGCCGCGCACGGCGAACAGCAGGCGGGCGCGGCTGGCGCGCAGGATCTGCGCCGCTTCCTTGCCCTTGAAGCGGGTGTTCAGCGGCACCATCACCCCGCCGACCGATTGCAGGCCGACGGTAGCGACGATCCATTCCGCCATGTTGGGCGCCCAGATGGCGACCCGGTCGCCCGGCTCGATCCCAGCAGCGATGAAGGCACGCGCGGCGGTGCGGCGGGCCGTCTCGAGCGCCGCGAAGCTCAAGACTGCGCCGCCGTCCTCGATCGCCGCGCGCTCGGGCCAGCGAGCCGCCGCGGCGATGACGCAGCCGGGTATGGTTGTGCCGGCCATGGCCGTCACCCTCTCACGCGCACCTCATTCCGCCGCTTGCCGGGTGGCCAGCCACTGCTTCTGCGGGCCGATCTTGGCAGCGATCTTGTTGAGCGCGGGCAGGTCCAGATCGTAGACGTCGGCTGCCGACTTCCAGAAGATCTGCTCCAGATCCGCTTCCGGCAAGCCGCCTAAGCTGTCCAGCATCTTGGCCTGGGTCTTGGGCCAGCAGCCTTCCGGATGCGGGTAGTCCGAGCCCCAGATGACCCGGCTAAGGCCCAGTTCCTGGCAGGCGATGGTGGTGTCGCGGTCGGCCAGGGCCGAGGCCACGACCCACATATTGCGGTTGAAATAGCCCGACGGCGGCATGGTCAGCTTGGCGCGGAAATCGCCCAGCTTGCCGCTCGTATGTTTCACGCTGGCCCGGATGTCCATCATCTTGATCATCCAGGTAAACCAGAACTCGCTGCCTTCGGTGTAGATGACCTTGAGCCTGGGGAAGCGC is a window of Oleomonas cavernae DNA encoding:
- a CDS encoding FadD3 family acyl-CoA ligase, whose protein sequence is MAGTTIPGCVIAAAARWPERAAIEDGGAVLSFAALETARRTAARAFIAAGIEPGDRVAIWAPNMAEWIVATVGLQSVGGVMVPLNTRFKGKEAAQILRASRARLLFAVRGFLDFDYPAMLAGEDVPDLERIVILRGEVGADLSWADFLGGAEMVDEGTAEARYEAVRPQDPSDMLFTSGTTGLPKGVVSTHAQNVATVETWAGVVGLAPDDRYLVVNPFFHSFGYKAGWLACLIAGCTCLPEPVFEVGRILTRIEIDRVSVLPGAPTLYQSILGEGSFRTRDLSSLRLAVTGAAVVPVELIERMFSELKFETVLTAYGLTEAPVVTMCVRDDSPQTIANTCGRPIPGIELACIDEAGHPVPAGTAGEVVVRGFNVMAGYFENEAATREAIDSQGWLHTGDVGVVDERGYLKITDRKKDMFIVGGFNCYPAEIENIILSRRDVAQAAVIGVPDARMGEVAKAILVPAKGAAIDAAEFITWCRANMANYKAPRFVEVRDSLPLNASGKVQKFMLR